The following are from one region of the Saccharomyces kudriavzevii IFO 1802 strain IFO1802 genome assembly, chromosome: 12 genome:
- the REX3 gene encoding RNA exonuclease (similar to Saccharomyces cerevisiae REX3 (YLR107W); ancestral locus Anc_8.296): protein MGSLLRPVDLVNQPLGFQDRYKILQKLFAQLQKAYAHTKRTNMDLERLAIRLEVHVAKNSISGQSYKFNMSILLRDILKYKGDLSKVKINGRPLKGPKSNSSTNGNTGSITTKSEAMEALKALILDVKALGDNGYILEEIQNKGSDDNIQQYVPCLRCNTKFKKLDIMEKTLCRFHPLKRLYNRETKTHHYPCCGETTNSVSFLRLGCKTFLHHVFRGESYDDLCKISEFSSTAHIDGVENVLSLDCEMAFTSLGYEMIRLTIVDFFTGKTLFDHVIQPVGKIVDLNSDFSGVHEIDRTKCPTYEEALIVFLSEKLINKNSILIGHGLENDLNVMRIFHKKVIDTAVLYSKTKFKVSLKNLAFEILSRKIQNGEHDSSQDAIATMDVVKVKVGISPSQDHW, encoded by the coding sequence ATGGGAAGTTTGTTAAGACCAGTTGATCTGGTAAATCAGCCACTGGGGTTTCAAGACAGGTACAAGATTCTACAAAAGTTATTTGCGCAGTTACAAAAGGCGTATGCACATACAAAGAGAACCAATATGGACCTTGAAAGACTTGCAATTCGCTTAGAAGTACATGTTGCAAAAAACAGTATTTCTGGTCAAAGTTACAAGTTTAATATGAGCATTTTATTGCGAGATATACTTAAATATAAGGGAGATCTTTCGAAGGTCAAAATTAATGGGCGTCCTCTCAAAGGACCCAAATCTAATTCATCCACAAATGGTAATACAGGATCTATCACTACAAAGTCAGAAGCTATGGAAGCTCTTAAAGCATTGATTTTAGATGTTAAAGCTTTGGGAGACAATGGGTATATCCTTGAGGAAATCCAAAATAAAGGCAGTGATGATAATATTCAACAGTATGTGCCTTGTTTGCGGTGCAATAcgaagttcaaaaaattagaCATAATGGAGAAGACTCTATGCAGATTTCATCCGCTAAAGAGATTATACAACAGAGAGACTAAGACTCACCATTATCCCTGCTGTGGTGAAACTACTAATTCTGTCTCCTTTCTAAGGTTGGGGTGTAAGACGTTCCTTCACCACGTGTTTAGAGGGGAATCATACGATGATCTGTGCAAAATTTCCGAATTTTCTAGTACTGCACACATCGATGGTGTTGAGAATGTTCTCTCTCTCGATTGTGAAATGGCTTTCACATCCTTAGGTTATGAGATGATACGTTTGACAATTGTGGATTTCTTCACTGGAAAAACGTTATTTGACCATGTAATCCAACCGGTAGGAAAGATCGTAGACTTAAATTCCGACTTTAGTGGTGTTCATGAGATTGATCGAACTAAATGTCCCACGTACGAGGAGGCACttattgtatttttatccgaaaaattaataaatAAGAACAGTATTCTCATAGGGCACGGATTAGAGAACGACTTAAACGTTATGAGGATATTTCACAAGAAGGTGATAGATACGGCGGTCctttattcaaaaacaaagtttaaggtatctttgaaaaatttagcGTTCGAAATTCTAAGTaggaaaattcaaaatggtGAGCACGATAGTTCTCAAGATGCCATAGCCACAATGGATGTTGTGAAGGTCAAAGTCGGTATTTCCCCCAGTCAAGACCATTGGTAA